A region of the Anaerolineae bacterium genome:
GGATCGGGCGCGGGCACAATGACGCGCAAGAATCTGTTTTTGGGGATAGAGTAAAGCTCGTAATTTGCGGCAAAACGGGCCGCCTGGTCCGCCGGCCGGCTCAGCTTAAGGCGGTCCGTGCCGTAAACGTCAACCAGCAGGTCAAACTGTAACGCCTCGTCATCGCGCAGAAAAAGGGCCACGTCGTGGAACTGCTCGGCGGCCACGTAAACCGTGGTTCCCCCACAAAATTCGGTATCGGTTTTTAGCCCATAGGGAAAAATATTTTTTAGTTTCTCAACAACGGCGTCGGTCATTTTGGTGTATTCGTTTAAGGCTCAAACTATTCTTCGCGGTTGCCCAATTTTTCTTGGGCCTTGATTTTTTCTTGTAACATTCTCAGGGCGTAAAAGAGAGCTTCGGGGCGGGGGGGACAACCGGGCACGTAGACGTCAACGGGCAAAATTTTATCAACACCCTGGATGATGGCATAATTATTAAACGGGCCGCCGCAAGAAGCGCAATCGCCCATGGCAATCACCCACTTGGGTTCCGACATTTGGTCGTACAGCCGTTTGATGACCGGGACCATTTTATTGGACACCCGGCCGGAAACGATCAACAAATCGGCCTGGCGGGGCGAAGCCCGGAACACCTCGGAGCCAAAGCGGGCAATATCAAAGCGGGACATTCCGGCGCTGATTTGTTCGATGGCGCAGCAGGCCAAACCAAAAAGCAGCGGCCAGATGGAATAAGAGCGGCCCCAGTTGACTAGGTCTTCCAGCCGGGCCACGGCCACGCCCACCGCGCCGGTTTTATCTTGGGCCGGGTCGGTTTTAAGGGGCGGCGGGGGCGGGAGTTTTACTTCCATTCCAAGGCACCCTTTTTCCAGATGTACACGTAGCCAATGATCAACAACGCGGCAAAAATGCCCATCTCAACCAAACCAAACCATTTTAAATCCCAAAACAGCACCGCCCAGGGATAAAAGAACAGCACTTCGATGTCGAACAAAATAAAGAGCATGGCGATCATGTAATACTGAATGGGCACGCGGCGGCGGGCGCTGCCATAACTCAGCTTGCCCGACTCAATGACATCTAACTTGACCTTATTGGGCCGATGCGGGCCTAAATAGTGGGGCAGAATCAAGGCAAAGGCGGCAATAAAGGCAGCCACCAGCACAAAGATTAGAATGGGCAAATAGTCGCCGGGCATCTATGGGCTTCTCCTGGCGTGGACGAGGTAAACCTGACCGGGTGGAAGATAATACGTTAAATTCTATCACATAAAGCAGTAATCACAAAACAAAAAGCGGGGCTTTGGGAATTTCCGTGCCAAATCGTATATCGGGTAGGGGCGTCCGGCCAGACGCCCCTACGGGTAAGGCCCCGGCCTTACGGAACCCTCGCAGTGACATCTCGCCCCCAAATTGAATCACACCCCAATTAAGGCCAATCATTGCCAGCAAGTTAAAAGTTATGCTACAATAGACTCTACCGGAAATAGGTCAGTCATTTTCAGTGACTGTCACCCTAAATCCAAGCGAGCAGCCATGCCAGACAATCTTAAAGAATATCTCAAAAGCATTGAGAAATTATACCAAACCGCCCAGGCCACCGAACACAGTTACCGGGCCGCCCTGCAAACCCTGTTACAAAATCAGCAACCCGGTTTAACCGTGATTAACGAGCCAAAACGGGTTGAGTGTGGCGCGCCCGATTTAACCATTCTCAGAGATGATTTTACCATCGGTTATCTTGAGGCCAAAGACATTGGCCGGTCACTGGATGAAGCCGACAAAACCGAGCAACTCAAACGCTATAAAAGCTCACTGGATAACCTGATTTTAACCGACTATCTTGAGTTTAGATGGTATCTCAAAGGTGAACTGCATTACACGGCCAAATTGGGCGCGGCCACGGGTCAGAAAATAAAAAGAGCCGCCGACCTGACCGACGCGGAAAACCTGCTCACTCAATTTTTGGCCCAGAGCTTGGTCAAGCTCACCTCTTCCCAAGAAGTGGCTCAACGGATGGCGAAACTTACCCACCTGATTCGCACCATTGTTATCCAAACCATT
Encoded here:
- a CDS encoding NADH-quinone oxidoreductase subunit B, which gives rise to MEVKLPPPPPLKTDPAQDKTGAVGVAVARLEDLVNWGRSYSIWPLLFGLACCAIEQISAGMSRFDIARFGSEVFRASPRQADLLIVSGRVSNKMVPVIKRLYDQMSEPKWVIAMGDCASCGGPFNNYAIIQGVDKILPVDVYVPGCPPRPEALFYALRMLQEKIKAQEKLGNREE
- a CDS encoding NADH-quinone oxidoreductase subunit A; its protein translation is MPGDYLPILIFVLVAAFIAAFALILPHYLGPHRPNKVKLDVIESGKLSYGSARRRVPIQYYMIAMLFILFDIEVLFFYPWAVLFWDLKWFGLVEMGIFAALLIIGYVYIWKKGALEWK